A region of Saimiri boliviensis isolate mSaiBol1 chromosome 8, mSaiBol1.pri, whole genome shotgun sequence DNA encodes the following proteins:
- the WDR6 gene encoding tRNA (34-2'-O)-methyltransferase regulator WDR6 isoform X3, whose protein sequence is MIKRVQNLLGHYLIHGFRVRPEPNGDLDSEAMVAVFGSKGLRVVKISWGQGHFRELWRSGLWNMSDWIWDARWLEGNMALALGHNSVVLYDPVVGCILQEVPCTDRCTLSSACLIGDTWKELTIVAGAVSNQLLVWYPATALTDNKPVAPDRRVSGHVGIIFSMSYLESKGLLATASEDRSVRIWKVGDLRVPGGRVQNIGHCFGHSARVWQVKLLENYLISAGEDCVCLVWSHEGEILQAFRGHQGRGIRAIAAHERQAWVITGGDDSGIRLWHLVGRGYRGLGVSALCFKSRSRPGTLKAVTLAGSWRLLAVTDTGALYLYDLEVKCWEQLLEDKHFQSYCLLEAAPGPEGFGLCAMANGEGGVKVVPINTPTAAVDQTLFPGKVHSLSWALRGYEELLLLASGPGGVVACLEISAAPSGKAIVVKERCRYLLPPSKQRWHTCSAFLPPGDFLVCGDRRGSVMLFPSRPGLLKDPGMGGKAGAGAGVPGVDSGSSSSGNAFTGLGPVSILPSLHGKQGVTSVTCHRGYVYTTGRDGAYYQLFVRDCQLQPVLRQKSCRGMNWLAGLRIVPDGSMVILGFHANEFVVWSPRSHEKLHIVNCGGGHRSWAFSDTEAAMAFAYLKDGDVMLYRALGGCTRPHVILREGLHGREITCVKRVGTITLGTEYGVPSFVEPDDLEPGCEGPNLTDIVITCSEDTTVCVLALPTTTGSAHALTAVCNHISSVRAVAVWGIGTPGGPQDPQPGLTAHVVSAGGRAEMHCFSIMVTPDPSTPSRLACHVMHLSSHRLDEYWDRQRNRHRMVKVDPETRYMSLAVCELEQPGLGPLVAAACSDGAVRLFLLRDSGRILQLLAETFHHKRCVLKVHSFTHEAPNQRRRLLLCSAATDGNLAFWDLTTMLDHGSPVLEAPVDPGLPFRLCTPSLTLQAHSCGINSLHTLPTREGHHLVASGSEDGSLHVFVLAVEMPEPEEAVGEAGLVPQLRVIEEYSVPCAHAAHVTGLKILSPSLMVSASIDQRLTFWRLGHGEPTFMNSTVYHVPDVADMDCWPVSPEFGHRCALGGQGLEVYNWYD, encoded by the exons ATGATAAAGCGAGTGCAGAACCTACTTGGCCACTATCTTATCCACGGCTTCCGGGTGCGGCCAGAGCCTAATGGAGACCTTGACTCGGAGGCCATGGTGGCTGTGTTTGGAAGCAAGGGACTCCGAGTtgtgaaaattagctggggacaGGGCCACTTCCGGGAGCTTTGGCGCTCTGGCCTGTGGAACATGTCTGACTGGATTTGGGATGCACGCTGGCTTGAGGGAAATATGGCCTTGGCCCTGGGCCACAACTCAGTGGTGCTATATGACCCTGTAGTAGGGTGCATCCTGCAAGAGGTGCCCTGCACAGACAGGTGCACCCTCTCCTCAGCCTGCCTGATTGGAGACACCTGGAAGGAACTGACCATTGTGGCAGGTGCTGTTTCCAACCAGCTCTTGGTCTGGTACCCAGCAACTGCCTTAACAGACAATAAACCTGTGGCACCTGACCGACGAGTCAGTGGGCATGTGGGCATCATCTTCAGCATGTCATACCTGGAAAGCAAGGGTTTGCTGGCTACAGCTTCAGAAGACCGAAGCGTTCGTATCTGGAAAGTGGGCGACCTGCGAGTGCCTGGGGGTCGGGTGCAGAATATTGGGCACTGCTTTGGGCACAGCGCCCGTGTATGGCAGGTCAAGCTCCTAGAGAATTACCTTATCAGTGCAGGAGAGGACTGTGTCTGCTTAGTGTGGAGCCACGAAGGTGAGATCCTCCAGGCCTTTCGAGGACACCAGGGACGTGGGATCCGGGCCATAGCTGCCCATGAGAGGCAGGCCTGGGTGATTACCGGGGGTGATGACTCAGGCATTCGGCTGTGGCACTTGGTAGGGCGTGGGTACAGGGGATTGGGGGTCTCGGCTCTCTGCTTCAAGTCCCGTAGTAGGCCAGGTACCCTCAAGGCTGTGACACTGGCTGGCTCTTGGCGACTACTGGCAGTGACTGATACAGGGGCCCTGTATCTCTATGACCTCGAGGTCAAGTGCTGGGAGCAACTGCTAGAGGATAAACATTTCCAGTCCTACTGCCTGCTGGAGGCAGCTCCTGGTCCTGAGGGCTTTGGATTGTGTGCCATGGCCAATGGAGAAGGTGGTGTCAAGGTTGTCCCCATCAACACTCCAACTGCTGCTGTGGACCAGACCCTGTTTCCTGGGAAGGTGCACAGCCTGAGCTGGGCCCTGCGTGGTTATGAGGAACTCCTGTTGCTGGCATCAGGCCCTGGCGGGGTAGTGGCTTGCCTGGAGATCTCAGCCGCACCCTCTGGCAAGGCCATCGTTGTCAAGGAACGTTGTCGGTACCTGCTGCCCCCAAGCAAGCAGAGATGGCACACATGCAGCGCCTTCCTGCCCCCAGGTGACTTCCTGGTGTGTGGTGACCGCCGGGGCTCTGTGATGCTGTTCCCCTCCAGACCAGGTCTGCTCAAGGACCCTGGGATGGGAGGCAAGGCTGGGGCTGGTGCTGGGGTACCCGGAGTGGATAGTGGTAGTAGTAGCAGTGGGAATGCTTTCACTGGGTTGGGCCCAGTGTCTATCCTGCCCTCTCTGCATGGGAAGCAGGGTGTGACCTCAGTCACATGCCATCGTGGCTATGTGTATACCACCGGGCGCGATGGTGCCTACTACCAGCTGTTTGTACGAGACTGCCAGCTCCAGCCAGTCCTAAGGCAGAAGTCTTGTCGAGGCATGAACTGGCTAGCTGGGCTCCGTATAGTGCCTGATGGGAGCATGGTCATCCTGGGTTTCCATGCCAATGAGTTTGTGGTGTGGAGCCCCCGGTCACACGAGAAGCTGCACATCGTCAACTGTGGTGGAGGGCACCGCTCATGGGCCTTCTCTGATACTGAGGCGGCTATGGCCTTTGCCTACCTCAAGGATGGGGATGTCATGCTGTACAGGGCTCTGGGTGGCTGCACCCGGCCACACGTGATTCTCCGGGAGGGTCTGCATGGCCGTGAGATCACTTGTGTAAAGCGTGTGGGCACCATCACCCTGGGGACTGAATATGGAGTGCCCAGCTTTGTGGAGCCTGACGACCTGGAGCCTGGCTGTGAGGGGCCCAACTTGACTGACATTGTGATCACCTGTAGTGAGGACACTACTGTCTGTGTCCTGGCACTCCCTACAACCACAGGCTCAGCCCACGCACTCACAGCTGTTTGTAATCATATCTCCTCCGTGCGTGCTGTGGCTGTGTGGGGCATTGGCACCCCAGGTGGCCCTCAGGATCCTCAGCCAGGCCTGACTGCCCATGTGGTGTCTGCCGGCGGGCGGGCTGAGATGCATTGCTTCAGCATCATGGTTACTCCGGACCCCAGCACCCCAAGCCGCCTTGCCTGCCATGTCATGCACCTTTCCTCCCACCGGCTAGATGAGTATTGGGACCGGCAGCGCAATCGGCATCGGATGGTCAAGGTAGACCCAGAGACCAG GTATATGTCCCTTGCTGTGTGTGAACTTGAACAGCCTGGCCTTGGCCCCCTTGTGGCTGCAGCCTGTAGTGATGGGGCCGTAAG GCTCTTTCTCTTGCGGGATTCTGGGCGGATTCTGCAGCTCCTTGCTGAAACCTTCCACCATAAGCGATGTGTCCTCAAGGTCCACTCCTTTACACACGAGGCACCCAACCAGAGGCG GAGGCTGCTTCTATGCAGCGCAGCTACTGATGGCAACCTGGCCTTCTGGGATCTCACCACTATGCTAGACCATGGCTCCCCTGTCCTGGAGGCCCCAGTGGATCCTGGGCTTCCCTTCC GGCTTTGCACCCCCTCCCTGACTCTCCAGGCCCACAGTTGTGGTATCAACAGCCTGCACACCTTGCCCACCCGTGAGGGCCACCATCTTGTGGCCAGTGGCAGTGAAGATGGATCCCTCCATGTATTCGTGCTTGCTGTGGAGATGCCAGAGCCAGAAGAGGCTGTGGGAGAGGCTGGGCTGGTACCCCAGCTGCGTGTCATAGAGGAGTACTCTGTCCCCTGTGCACATGCTGCCCATGTGACAGGCCTTAAGATCCTAAGCCCAAGCCTTATGGTCTCAGCCTCCATTGATCAACGGCTGACCTTCTGGCGTCTGGGGCATGGTGAACCCACCTTCATGAACAGCACTGTGTACCATGTGCCAGATGTGGCTGACATGGACTGCTGGCCTGTGAGCCCTGAGTTTGGCCACCGCTGTGCCCTTGGGGGTCAGGGGCTTGAGGTTTATAACTGGTATGACTGA
- the WDR6 gene encoding tRNA (34-2'-O)-methyltransferase regulator WDR6 isoform X2 yields MKLLMKLPMLVLLSCVKVLKQGLGCEALSEGPDVLVYSLDFGGHLQMIKRVQNLLGHYLIHGFRVRPEPNGDLDSEAMVAVFGSKGLRVVKISWGQGHFRELWRSGLWNMSDWIWDARWLEGNMALALGHNSVVLYDPVVGCILQEVPCTDRCTLSSACLIGDTWKELTIVAGAVSNQLLVWYPATALTDNKPVAPDRRVSGHVGIIFSMSYLESKGLLATASEDRSVRIWKVGDLRVPGGRVQNIGHCFGHSARVWQVKLLENYLISAGEDCVCLVWSHEGEILQAFRGHQGRGIRAIAAHERQAWVITGGDDSGIRLWHLVGRGYRGLGVSALCFKSRSRPGTLKAVTLAGSWRLLAVTDTGALYLYDLEVKCWEQLLEDKHFQSYCLLEAAPGPEGFGLCAMANGEGGVKVVPINTPTAAVDQTLFPGKVHSLSWALRGYEELLLLASGPGGVVACLEISAAPSGKAIVVKERCRYLLPPSKQRWHTCSAFLPPGDFLVCGDRRGSVMLFPSRPGLLKDPGMGGKAGAGAGVPGVDSGSSSSGNAFTGLGPVSILPSLHGKQGVTSVTCHRGYVYTTGRDGAYYQLFVRDCQLQPVLRQKSCRGMNWLAGLRIVPDGSMVILGFHANEFVVWSPRSHEKLHIVNCGGGHRSWAFSDTEAAMAFAYLKDGDVMLYRALGGCTRPHVILREGLHGREITCVKRVGTITLGTEYGVPSFVEPDDLEPGCEGPNLTDIVITCSEDTTVCVLALPTTTGSAHALTAVCNHISSVRAVAVWGIGTPGGPQDPQPGLTAHVVSAGGRAEMHCFSIMVTPDPSTPSRLACHVMHLSSHRLDEYWDRQRNRHRMVKVDPETRYMSLAVCELEQPGLGPLVAAACSDGAVRLFLLRDSGRILQLLAETFHHKRCVLKVHSFTHEAPNQRRRLLLCSAATDGNLAFWDLTTMLDHGSPVLEAPVDPGLPFRLCTPSLTLQAHSCGINSLHTLPTREGHHLVASGSEDGSLHVFVLAVEMPEPEEAVGEAGLVPQLRVIEEYSVPCAHAAHVTGLKILSPSLMVSASIDQRLTFWRLGHGEPTFMNSTVYHVPDVADMDCWPVSPEFGHRCALGGQGLEVYNWYD; encoded by the exons ATGAAGCTACTAATGAAGCTACCCATGTTGGTGCTGCTGAGTTGTGTGAAGGTCCTGAAGCAGGGCCTTGGCTGTGAGGCCTTGA GTGAGGGGCCCGATGTCCTGGTGTACAGCTTGGACTTTGGTGGGCATCTACAGATGATAAAGCGAGTGCAGAACCTACTTGGCCACTATCTTATCCACGGCTTCCGGGTGCGGCCAGAGCCTAATGGAGACCTTGACTCGGAGGCCATGGTGGCTGTGTTTGGAAGCAAGGGACTCCGAGTtgtgaaaattagctggggacaGGGCCACTTCCGGGAGCTTTGGCGCTCTGGCCTGTGGAACATGTCTGACTGGATTTGGGATGCACGCTGGCTTGAGGGAAATATGGCCTTGGCCCTGGGCCACAACTCAGTGGTGCTATATGACCCTGTAGTAGGGTGCATCCTGCAAGAGGTGCCCTGCACAGACAGGTGCACCCTCTCCTCAGCCTGCCTGATTGGAGACACCTGGAAGGAACTGACCATTGTGGCAGGTGCTGTTTCCAACCAGCTCTTGGTCTGGTACCCAGCAACTGCCTTAACAGACAATAAACCTGTGGCACCTGACCGACGAGTCAGTGGGCATGTGGGCATCATCTTCAGCATGTCATACCTGGAAAGCAAGGGTTTGCTGGCTACAGCTTCAGAAGACCGAAGCGTTCGTATCTGGAAAGTGGGCGACCTGCGAGTGCCTGGGGGTCGGGTGCAGAATATTGGGCACTGCTTTGGGCACAGCGCCCGTGTATGGCAGGTCAAGCTCCTAGAGAATTACCTTATCAGTGCAGGAGAGGACTGTGTCTGCTTAGTGTGGAGCCACGAAGGTGAGATCCTCCAGGCCTTTCGAGGACACCAGGGACGTGGGATCCGGGCCATAGCTGCCCATGAGAGGCAGGCCTGGGTGATTACCGGGGGTGATGACTCAGGCATTCGGCTGTGGCACTTGGTAGGGCGTGGGTACAGGGGATTGGGGGTCTCGGCTCTCTGCTTCAAGTCCCGTAGTAGGCCAGGTACCCTCAAGGCTGTGACACTGGCTGGCTCTTGGCGACTACTGGCAGTGACTGATACAGGGGCCCTGTATCTCTATGACCTCGAGGTCAAGTGCTGGGAGCAACTGCTAGAGGATAAACATTTCCAGTCCTACTGCCTGCTGGAGGCAGCTCCTGGTCCTGAGGGCTTTGGATTGTGTGCCATGGCCAATGGAGAAGGTGGTGTCAAGGTTGTCCCCATCAACACTCCAACTGCTGCTGTGGACCAGACCCTGTTTCCTGGGAAGGTGCACAGCCTGAGCTGGGCCCTGCGTGGTTATGAGGAACTCCTGTTGCTGGCATCAGGCCCTGGCGGGGTAGTGGCTTGCCTGGAGATCTCAGCCGCACCCTCTGGCAAGGCCATCGTTGTCAAGGAACGTTGTCGGTACCTGCTGCCCCCAAGCAAGCAGAGATGGCACACATGCAGCGCCTTCCTGCCCCCAGGTGACTTCCTGGTGTGTGGTGACCGCCGGGGCTCTGTGATGCTGTTCCCCTCCAGACCAGGTCTGCTCAAGGACCCTGGGATGGGAGGCAAGGCTGGGGCTGGTGCTGGGGTACCCGGAGTGGATAGTGGTAGTAGTAGCAGTGGGAATGCTTTCACTGGGTTGGGCCCAGTGTCTATCCTGCCCTCTCTGCATGGGAAGCAGGGTGTGACCTCAGTCACATGCCATCGTGGCTATGTGTATACCACCGGGCGCGATGGTGCCTACTACCAGCTGTTTGTACGAGACTGCCAGCTCCAGCCAGTCCTAAGGCAGAAGTCTTGTCGAGGCATGAACTGGCTAGCTGGGCTCCGTATAGTGCCTGATGGGAGCATGGTCATCCTGGGTTTCCATGCCAATGAGTTTGTGGTGTGGAGCCCCCGGTCACACGAGAAGCTGCACATCGTCAACTGTGGTGGAGGGCACCGCTCATGGGCCTTCTCTGATACTGAGGCGGCTATGGCCTTTGCCTACCTCAAGGATGGGGATGTCATGCTGTACAGGGCTCTGGGTGGCTGCACCCGGCCACACGTGATTCTCCGGGAGGGTCTGCATGGCCGTGAGATCACTTGTGTAAAGCGTGTGGGCACCATCACCCTGGGGACTGAATATGGAGTGCCCAGCTTTGTGGAGCCTGACGACCTGGAGCCTGGCTGTGAGGGGCCCAACTTGACTGACATTGTGATCACCTGTAGTGAGGACACTACTGTCTGTGTCCTGGCACTCCCTACAACCACAGGCTCAGCCCACGCACTCACAGCTGTTTGTAATCATATCTCCTCCGTGCGTGCTGTGGCTGTGTGGGGCATTGGCACCCCAGGTGGCCCTCAGGATCCTCAGCCAGGCCTGACTGCCCATGTGGTGTCTGCCGGCGGGCGGGCTGAGATGCATTGCTTCAGCATCATGGTTACTCCGGACCCCAGCACCCCAAGCCGCCTTGCCTGCCATGTCATGCACCTTTCCTCCCACCGGCTAGATGAGTATTGGGACCGGCAGCGCAATCGGCATCGGATGGTCAAGGTAGACCCAGAGACCAG GTATATGTCCCTTGCTGTGTGTGAACTTGAACAGCCTGGCCTTGGCCCCCTTGTGGCTGCAGCCTGTAGTGATGGGGCCGTAAG GCTCTTTCTCTTGCGGGATTCTGGGCGGATTCTGCAGCTCCTTGCTGAAACCTTCCACCATAAGCGATGTGTCCTCAAGGTCCACTCCTTTACACACGAGGCACCCAACCAGAGGCG GAGGCTGCTTCTATGCAGCGCAGCTACTGATGGCAACCTGGCCTTCTGGGATCTCACCACTATGCTAGACCATGGCTCCCCTGTCCTGGAGGCCCCAGTGGATCCTGGGCTTCCCTTCC GGCTTTGCACCCCCTCCCTGACTCTCCAGGCCCACAGTTGTGGTATCAACAGCCTGCACACCTTGCCCACCCGTGAGGGCCACCATCTTGTGGCCAGTGGCAGTGAAGATGGATCCCTCCATGTATTCGTGCTTGCTGTGGAGATGCCAGAGCCAGAAGAGGCTGTGGGAGAGGCTGGGCTGGTACCCCAGCTGCGTGTCATAGAGGAGTACTCTGTCCCCTGTGCACATGCTGCCCATGTGACAGGCCTTAAGATCCTAAGCCCAAGCCTTATGGTCTCAGCCTCCATTGATCAACGGCTGACCTTCTGGCGTCTGGGGCATGGTGAACCCACCTTCATGAACAGCACTGTGTACCATGTGCCAGATGTGGCTGACATGGACTGCTGGCCTGTGAGCCCTGAGTTTGGCCACCGCTGTGCCCTTGGGGGTCAGGGGCTTGAGGTTTATAACTGGTATGACTGA
- the WDR6 gene encoding tRNA (34-2'-O)-methyltransferase regulator WDR6 isoform X1 → MDALEYYVWPRATSELILLPVTGLECVGDRLLAGEGPDVLVYSLDFGGHLQMIKRVQNLLGHYLIHGFRVRPEPNGDLDSEAMVAVFGSKGLRVVKISWGQGHFRELWRSGLWNMSDWIWDARWLEGNMALALGHNSVVLYDPVVGCILQEVPCTDRCTLSSACLIGDTWKELTIVAGAVSNQLLVWYPATALTDNKPVAPDRRVSGHVGIIFSMSYLESKGLLATASEDRSVRIWKVGDLRVPGGRVQNIGHCFGHSARVWQVKLLENYLISAGEDCVCLVWSHEGEILQAFRGHQGRGIRAIAAHERQAWVITGGDDSGIRLWHLVGRGYRGLGVSALCFKSRSRPGTLKAVTLAGSWRLLAVTDTGALYLYDLEVKCWEQLLEDKHFQSYCLLEAAPGPEGFGLCAMANGEGGVKVVPINTPTAAVDQTLFPGKVHSLSWALRGYEELLLLASGPGGVVACLEISAAPSGKAIVVKERCRYLLPPSKQRWHTCSAFLPPGDFLVCGDRRGSVMLFPSRPGLLKDPGMGGKAGAGAGVPGVDSGSSSSGNAFTGLGPVSILPSLHGKQGVTSVTCHRGYVYTTGRDGAYYQLFVRDCQLQPVLRQKSCRGMNWLAGLRIVPDGSMVILGFHANEFVVWSPRSHEKLHIVNCGGGHRSWAFSDTEAAMAFAYLKDGDVMLYRALGGCTRPHVILREGLHGREITCVKRVGTITLGTEYGVPSFVEPDDLEPGCEGPNLTDIVITCSEDTTVCVLALPTTTGSAHALTAVCNHISSVRAVAVWGIGTPGGPQDPQPGLTAHVVSAGGRAEMHCFSIMVTPDPSTPSRLACHVMHLSSHRLDEYWDRQRNRHRMVKVDPETRYMSLAVCELEQPGLGPLVAAACSDGAVRLFLLRDSGRILQLLAETFHHKRCVLKVHSFTHEAPNQRRRLLLCSAATDGNLAFWDLTTMLDHGSPVLEAPVDPGLPFRLCTPSLTLQAHSCGINSLHTLPTREGHHLVASGSEDGSLHVFVLAVEMPEPEEAVGEAGLVPQLRVIEEYSVPCAHAAHVTGLKILSPSLMVSASIDQRLTFWRLGHGEPTFMNSTVYHVPDVADMDCWPVSPEFGHRCALGGQGLEVYNWYD, encoded by the exons ATGGACGCCCTCGAGTACTACGTTTGGCCGCGAGCAACCTCGGAGCTTATACTCCTCCCAGTCACGGGTCTGGAGTGTGTGGGGGACCGGCTGTTGGCGG GTGAGGGGCCCGATGTCCTGGTGTACAGCTTGGACTTTGGTGGGCATCTACAGATGATAAAGCGAGTGCAGAACCTACTTGGCCACTATCTTATCCACGGCTTCCGGGTGCGGCCAGAGCCTAATGGAGACCTTGACTCGGAGGCCATGGTGGCTGTGTTTGGAAGCAAGGGACTCCGAGTtgtgaaaattagctggggacaGGGCCACTTCCGGGAGCTTTGGCGCTCTGGCCTGTGGAACATGTCTGACTGGATTTGGGATGCACGCTGGCTTGAGGGAAATATGGCCTTGGCCCTGGGCCACAACTCAGTGGTGCTATATGACCCTGTAGTAGGGTGCATCCTGCAAGAGGTGCCCTGCACAGACAGGTGCACCCTCTCCTCAGCCTGCCTGATTGGAGACACCTGGAAGGAACTGACCATTGTGGCAGGTGCTGTTTCCAACCAGCTCTTGGTCTGGTACCCAGCAACTGCCTTAACAGACAATAAACCTGTGGCACCTGACCGACGAGTCAGTGGGCATGTGGGCATCATCTTCAGCATGTCATACCTGGAAAGCAAGGGTTTGCTGGCTACAGCTTCAGAAGACCGAAGCGTTCGTATCTGGAAAGTGGGCGACCTGCGAGTGCCTGGGGGTCGGGTGCAGAATATTGGGCACTGCTTTGGGCACAGCGCCCGTGTATGGCAGGTCAAGCTCCTAGAGAATTACCTTATCAGTGCAGGAGAGGACTGTGTCTGCTTAGTGTGGAGCCACGAAGGTGAGATCCTCCAGGCCTTTCGAGGACACCAGGGACGTGGGATCCGGGCCATAGCTGCCCATGAGAGGCAGGCCTGGGTGATTACCGGGGGTGATGACTCAGGCATTCGGCTGTGGCACTTGGTAGGGCGTGGGTACAGGGGATTGGGGGTCTCGGCTCTCTGCTTCAAGTCCCGTAGTAGGCCAGGTACCCTCAAGGCTGTGACACTGGCTGGCTCTTGGCGACTACTGGCAGTGACTGATACAGGGGCCCTGTATCTCTATGACCTCGAGGTCAAGTGCTGGGAGCAACTGCTAGAGGATAAACATTTCCAGTCCTACTGCCTGCTGGAGGCAGCTCCTGGTCCTGAGGGCTTTGGATTGTGTGCCATGGCCAATGGAGAAGGTGGTGTCAAGGTTGTCCCCATCAACACTCCAACTGCTGCTGTGGACCAGACCCTGTTTCCTGGGAAGGTGCACAGCCTGAGCTGGGCCCTGCGTGGTTATGAGGAACTCCTGTTGCTGGCATCAGGCCCTGGCGGGGTAGTGGCTTGCCTGGAGATCTCAGCCGCACCCTCTGGCAAGGCCATCGTTGTCAAGGAACGTTGTCGGTACCTGCTGCCCCCAAGCAAGCAGAGATGGCACACATGCAGCGCCTTCCTGCCCCCAGGTGACTTCCTGGTGTGTGGTGACCGCCGGGGCTCTGTGATGCTGTTCCCCTCCAGACCAGGTCTGCTCAAGGACCCTGGGATGGGAGGCAAGGCTGGGGCTGGTGCTGGGGTACCCGGAGTGGATAGTGGTAGTAGTAGCAGTGGGAATGCTTTCACTGGGTTGGGCCCAGTGTCTATCCTGCCCTCTCTGCATGGGAAGCAGGGTGTGACCTCAGTCACATGCCATCGTGGCTATGTGTATACCACCGGGCGCGATGGTGCCTACTACCAGCTGTTTGTACGAGACTGCCAGCTCCAGCCAGTCCTAAGGCAGAAGTCTTGTCGAGGCATGAACTGGCTAGCTGGGCTCCGTATAGTGCCTGATGGGAGCATGGTCATCCTGGGTTTCCATGCCAATGAGTTTGTGGTGTGGAGCCCCCGGTCACACGAGAAGCTGCACATCGTCAACTGTGGTGGAGGGCACCGCTCATGGGCCTTCTCTGATACTGAGGCGGCTATGGCCTTTGCCTACCTCAAGGATGGGGATGTCATGCTGTACAGGGCTCTGGGTGGCTGCACCCGGCCACACGTGATTCTCCGGGAGGGTCTGCATGGCCGTGAGATCACTTGTGTAAAGCGTGTGGGCACCATCACCCTGGGGACTGAATATGGAGTGCCCAGCTTTGTGGAGCCTGACGACCTGGAGCCTGGCTGTGAGGGGCCCAACTTGACTGACATTGTGATCACCTGTAGTGAGGACACTACTGTCTGTGTCCTGGCACTCCCTACAACCACAGGCTCAGCCCACGCACTCACAGCTGTTTGTAATCATATCTCCTCCGTGCGTGCTGTGGCTGTGTGGGGCATTGGCACCCCAGGTGGCCCTCAGGATCCTCAGCCAGGCCTGACTGCCCATGTGGTGTCTGCCGGCGGGCGGGCTGAGATGCATTGCTTCAGCATCATGGTTACTCCGGACCCCAGCACCCCAAGCCGCCTTGCCTGCCATGTCATGCACCTTTCCTCCCACCGGCTAGATGAGTATTGGGACCGGCAGCGCAATCGGCATCGGATGGTCAAGGTAGACCCAGAGACCAG GTATATGTCCCTTGCTGTGTGTGAACTTGAACAGCCTGGCCTTGGCCCCCTTGTGGCTGCAGCCTGTAGTGATGGGGCCGTAAG GCTCTTTCTCTTGCGGGATTCTGGGCGGATTCTGCAGCTCCTTGCTGAAACCTTCCACCATAAGCGATGTGTCCTCAAGGTCCACTCCTTTACACACGAGGCACCCAACCAGAGGCG GAGGCTGCTTCTATGCAGCGCAGCTACTGATGGCAACCTGGCCTTCTGGGATCTCACCACTATGCTAGACCATGGCTCCCCTGTCCTGGAGGCCCCAGTGGATCCTGGGCTTCCCTTCC GGCTTTGCACCCCCTCCCTGACTCTCCAGGCCCACAGTTGTGGTATCAACAGCCTGCACACCTTGCCCACCCGTGAGGGCCACCATCTTGTGGCCAGTGGCAGTGAAGATGGATCCCTCCATGTATTCGTGCTTGCTGTGGAGATGCCAGAGCCAGAAGAGGCTGTGGGAGAGGCTGGGCTGGTACCCCAGCTGCGTGTCATAGAGGAGTACTCTGTCCCCTGTGCACATGCTGCCCATGTGACAGGCCTTAAGATCCTAAGCCCAAGCCTTATGGTCTCAGCCTCCATTGATCAACGGCTGACCTTCTGGCGTCTGGGGCATGGTGAACCCACCTTCATGAACAGCACTGTGTACCATGTGCCAGATGTGGCTGACATGGACTGCTGGCCTGTGAGCCCTGAGTTTGGCCACCGCTGTGCCCTTGGGGGTCAGGGGCTTGAGGTTTATAACTGGTATGACTGA